The sequence below is a genomic window from Opitutia bacterium.
CTGGCGGCGCTGCGGCATTACCAGGCGGCGTTGGCGACCGGCGTGTTCCCGGCGATCGCGGAGATTGCGACGGCGGGCGGATTGATCCGGGCGCTGGAGGAGCAGGAAATCGACGCCCTGTGCGAGCGGCTGAACTCCGACCGGCCGGAGCGGATCAACCGGAAGGTGCGGGAGGCGTTGCGAACGGCGATCCGGTTGGCGGAGCGGGAGCTGATGAACTGGAAGCTGGACCGGGTGGATGATGCCAAGCACCGCGCGCTGCGGAAGGCGCTGGGACGGTATCAGGAGGCGTGGGACTTGCTCGGGTGAAGCATCGGCCGGCGGTCGTGCTCGACCGCCGGCAAGCTCCGATCAATCGTTTCATCGGAAGATGAAACACCTAGCGCGCCGCGGAGCGCCCGCCTAACTCTCCGGTGATGCCGACGATCGCCGAACAGAATCTCGCACTCGACCGCCTCCACACACGGGCGTGCCAGTGCTTCACCCTGATGATCTGGATCACAAAATTTCGTCCCGTGCTTCAGCCAGGCAACGAAGATGGCTACGAACTGCTCACTCTGATGAGCAATGCGTCCATCGAAACTTCGCTGCTCAGTTTCCGCTGCTTGAACGAGTTCTTTCGCAAACGTGACGGGAAACATCGCGCTGATGATGTCGTCGCGGAAGATTTTTACGGTTTCGTCAGCGCCGGACCGTTTCTCTCCGAAGAGGAGAGCCGGGCCGTCAACAAGCGCGTGATGCACCTCACCTATCACGAAATCCCTCTGAACCAAATCGGTTGGCAAATCGCCGACTGGACGACCCGAGGAATCCCTCGCGTCGTCGAGTTCCTGGAGCACCTTACTCGAACGCTGCCTGCGACCGACGCCGAAGCAATGAAAGCCAACCGGACGATACCGCACTTGCGGATTTTGATGCAGCAAACTGCCGAGTTGGCAGCACACCAGTTTTCGAATCGTGCGCAAGTGGCCGTTACCGGTCCTCAAGAAACTTCCGCGACGGCAAAACAGGACACGATATAGTCAAACAGAGCGTCTGCTTTCGGCGGCGAGAATGACGGAGAGCGACACAGAAACGCAAAGGCGGGAGCGTCCGGGAGTGTCAGTTCCGCAAGCGGAACAGCCCGAAACGGCGCACGGTAATCTTCGAAGCAAATTTCGCGGGTGCGCCAATCGAAGACGTAGCCTGGCGGACCTTGATCGTGATTGGGCGGATAGGCCCACACGATTTCCGAGGGCCATTTTCTGCGAATCACTTCATACATGAAATTCGCTGACGTCGTCTTTCGCGAGTAGTGCCCGTAGAGATCATCGTGCGCGTCGACATGCACCCATCGCAGCGGCGGGCTAAGAACTCCGTTTCCAATCAACGCCGCGACGGGGGCAAGCACTCCGTCGTGAAGTTCACAGCGTAGCAACGGCGTCTTTGGCGTCACGTGCCACTTATGAAGATATTCGGAAACCTCGCCCACAGACGAGACCGTGTGGTCACCGTCGTCGGGGCGTGGATCTCCTTCACGTCGGTTGGCCACCGCAGGTTGGACGAACGCGTCGAGATCGATATCGAGAACGGTCATACGCTGGACGTTCCTAGGGGAATAGCAGGTCTACGCTTTGAATGGCGCGGAAGCCGCGGTCATCACCAATTGGTCCCGTTAGGGAAGCGATAGCAGTTGAATTCATTCACTGGGATGCGGCGAAGGTAGCAATCGGAGCTGAAAATGGCCGAAGGTGCGCAGAGTGACGCAACGTGGAGGAGGCGAAGAAGCCGCCGCACCGATCGCGCGCGGCGCATTCCGTGCAGGCCGGAAGATAGATGTTCTTCCAGTCAGAAATCGCCCGCCGAGCGAAGCGGACCAGATTCGGGCGCAGCACGCAGAGCGGCAGGTTGAAGAGTTGCACGGGGATTGCGGCCGTATCGAGCGCTTCGACCGCTTGTTCCAGTTCGGCTTGGTAGTCGGCGGGATCGATCCAAAGGGCGTCGAGGTTCGAGCGGGCGAAACCCATCAGTTCGAGCCCCATGAAGGAGACTTGGTCGACGAAGGGGAGATTGCGGGCCACGAAGCGGGCGAACTGGGGCAGGCGTTGATAGGTGGCGCGGTGCAGCACGCAGCGCAGTTCGATGCGGACGCCGACGCGAGCGAGGTTGAGGAGGCCGAAGATAGTTTCTTCGAAAGCGCCGCGGGCTTGGACGACGTAATCGTGTTGCGCGGCCGTGTCGGCGTAAAGCGGGACGCCGATCATGAAGTCCTTGGGTTGGGCGGCGGCGACTTGTTGGGCGAAGGGCGCGAAGCGAAATTGCCGGCCGTTCGAGAGCATGTGCACCGCGGTGTCGGGGAGGTGCGTGCGCAAGGCGCGGAGAACGTCGAGGAGGCGATCGCCGAGGAGCGTCGGTTCGCCGCCAGTGATGCCGAGTTCGAGCGTGCTACGATCGAGCCACGGAATCATTTGAAGGATTTCCGC
It includes:
- the hxsC gene encoding His-Xaa-Ser system radical SAM maturase HxsC; amino-acid sequence: MKLSGPASFPFVGEPRLLRLERACDSGFEAIDLAHPTETCPVGFTAAPHAVVLSSDFDYLQVGDILRANPAAREVRTLYRRHSRHNVLFFTERCNSRCLMCSQPPRAVQDDHLVAEILQMIPWLDRSTLELGITGGEPTLLGDRLLDVLRALRTHLPDTAVHMLSNGRQFRFAPFAQQVAAAQPKDFMIGVPLYADTAAQHDYVVQARGAFEETIFGLLNLARVGVRIELRCVLHRATYQRLPQFARFVARNLPFVDQVSFMGLELMGFARSNLDALWIDPADYQAELEQAVEALDTAAIPVQLFNLPLCVLRPNLVRFARRAISDWKNIYLPACTECAARDRCGGFFASSTLRHSAHLRPFSAPIATFAASQ